The Bradysia coprophila strain Holo2 chromosome IV unlocalized genomic scaffold, BU_Bcop_v1 contig_81, whole genome shotgun sequence genome has a window encoding:
- the LOC119072193 gene encoding endophilin-A isoform X5: MAFAGLKKQINKANQYVTEKMGGAEGTKLDHDFMDMETKTDVTVELVEELQIKTKEFLQPNPTARAKMAAVKGISKLSGQAKSNTYPQPEGLLADCMLLYGKKLGDNSIFAESLIEMGESLRQMADVKYSLDDNIKQNFLEPLHHLQTKDLKEVMHHRKKLQGRRLDYDCKRRRQTKGSNITDEEIRGAEDKFAESLLLAQTGMYNLLANDVEQVSQMVTFAEGLYDFHQQCTEILKILVETLQQKREECANRPRPDFVPKTLADLNIEGYGSTDGGMNASPLPSPMRSPARTPMVQQRPSGPHCTALYDFEPENPGELGFKENDTIQLLNKVDENWFEGSVNGRTGYFPQSYVTIVVPLP, from the exons ATGGCTTTTGCAGGGTTAAAGAAGCAAATCAACAAAGCTAATCAG TATGTCACTGAAAAAATGGGTGGAGCTGAGGGCACCAAATTGGACCATGACTTTATGGATATGGAAACG AAAACAGACGTAACCGTAGAACTAGTGGAGGAATTACAAATTAAAACCAAGGAATTTCTACAACCAAATCCAACCGCTCGGGCTAAAATGGCGGCTGTAAAAGGAATCTCTAAACTGTCAGGTCAAGCGAAGAGTAATACATACCCGCAGCCGGAAGGATTGTTAGCCGATTGCATGCTACTGTATGGAAAGAAGTTAGGAGATAATAGTATTTTTG CTGAGTCCCTGATCGAAATGGGTGAATCTCTCCGACAAATGGCCGATGTGAAATATTCACTGGACGACAATATTAAGCAAAACTTTTTGGAGCCATTACATCATCTGCAAACGAAAGATTTGAAGGAAGTTATG CATCATCGTAAAAAACTACAAGGTCGAAGACTTGACTATGATTGCAAACGACGTCGACAAACCAAAG GATCTAATATTACAGACGAAGAAATTCGTGGTGCTGAAGATAAATTTGCCGAATCGTTGCTGTTAGCTCAAACAGGAATGTACAATTTGCTAGCAAATGAT GTTGAACAAGTTTCTCAAATGGTAACATTTGCTGAAGGACTATACGATTTCCATCAACAATGCACTGAGATACTAAAAATATTAGTCGAGACATTACAGCAGAA aCGTGAAGAATGCGCCAATCGACCACGTCCGGATTTCGTACCAAAGACATTGGCTGACTTAAACATCGAAGGATACGGCTCAACTGATGGTGGCATGAATG CGTCTCCACTACCGTCACCGATGAGATCTCCAGCTAGAACTCCAATGGTTCAGCAGCGTCCCAGTGGTCCACATTGTACAGCACTATACGATTTCGAGCCTGAGAATCCTGGCGAACTCGGTTTCAAG GAAAACGACACAATTCAACTTCTAAACAAAGTTGATGAAAATTGGTTTGAGGGCAGTGTCAATGGACGAACGGGTTATTTCCCTCAATCATATGTGACAATTGTTGTTCCACTAccataa
- the LOC119072193 gene encoding endophilin-A isoform X1, whose translation MAFAGLKKQINKANQYVTEKMGGAEGTKLDHDFMDMETKTDVTVELVEELQIKTKEFLQPNPTARAKMAAVKGISKLSGQAKSNTYPQPEGLLADCMLLYGKKLGDNSIFAESLIEMGESLRQMADVKYSLDDNIKQNFLEPLHHLQTKDLKEVMHHRKKLQGRRLDYDCKRRRQTKGSNITDEEIRGAEDKFAESLLLAQTGMYNLLANDVEQVSQMVTFAEGLYDFHQQCTEILKILVETLQQKREECANRPRPDFVPKTLADLNIEGYGSTDGGMNGGRFIHPNSHLSRNKANNSHQNVYSSQQNLSKINSNNNNSNFQRSRIYGSQQSLSTVSNRSSTYSIQSNSKSTTQNSFTNMNYNNHSNNNPSSPDWLNAWNSPPSETMATRVQHTHSSTHSNNYSNRNAHFNDPWTASPLPSPMRSPARTPMVQQRPSGPHCTALYDFEPENPGELGFKENDTIQLLNKVDENWFEGSVNGRTGYFPQSYVTIVVPLP comes from the exons ATGGCTTTTGCAGGGTTAAAGAAGCAAATCAACAAAGCTAATCAG TATGTCACTGAAAAAATGGGTGGAGCTGAGGGCACCAAATTGGACCATGACTTTATGGATATGGAAACG AAAACAGACGTAACCGTAGAACTAGTGGAGGAATTACAAATTAAAACCAAGGAATTTCTACAACCAAATCCAACCGCTCGGGCTAAAATGGCGGCTGTAAAAGGAATCTCTAAACTGTCAGGTCAAGCGAAGAGTAATACATACCCGCAGCCGGAAGGATTGTTAGCCGATTGCATGCTACTGTATGGAAAGAAGTTAGGAGATAATAGTATTTTTG CTGAGTCCCTGATCGAAATGGGTGAATCTCTCCGACAAATGGCCGATGTGAAATATTCACTGGACGACAATATTAAGCAAAACTTTTTGGAGCCATTACATCATCTGCAAACGAAAGATTTGAAGGAAGTTATG CATCATCGTAAAAAACTACAAGGTCGAAGACTTGACTATGATTGCAAACGACGTCGACAAACCAAAG GATCTAATATTACAGACGAAGAAATTCGTGGTGCTGAAGATAAATTTGCCGAATCGTTGCTGTTAGCTCAAACAGGAATGTACAATTTGCTAGCAAATGAT GTTGAACAAGTTTCTCAAATGGTAACATTTGCTGAAGGACTATACGATTTCCATCAACAATGCACTGAGATACTAAAAATATTAGTCGAGACATTACAGCAGAA aCGTGAAGAATGCGCCAATCGACCACGTCCGGATTTCGTACCAAAGACATTGGCTGACTTAAACATCGAAGGATACGGCTCAACTGATGGTGGCATGAATGGTGGGCGTTTTATTCATCCAAATAGTCACTTAAGTCGCAATAAAGCAAACAATTCTCATCAAAATGTGTACAGTTCCCAgcaaaatttgtcaaaaattaattccaatAACAATAACAGTAACTTTCAAAGAAGTCGAATTTATGGGTCACAGCAAAGTTTGTCGACGGTTTCGAATCGCAGTAGTACGTATTCGATACAATCGAATTCGAAATCGACGACACAGAATTCATTCACCAATATGAATTACAATAATCACTCAAATAATAATCCGAGTTCGCCAGATTGGTTGAACGCCTGGAATTCACCTCCTAGCGAGACCATGGCAACCAGAGTCCAACATACACATTCTAGTACCCATTCAAATAATTATAGTAATAGAAATGCCCATTTCAACGATCCTTGGAcag CGTCTCCACTACCGTCACCGATGAGATCTCCAGCTAGAACTCCAATGGTTCAGCAGCGTCCCAGTGGTCCACATTGTACAGCACTATACGATTTCGAGCCTGAGAATCCTGGCGAACTCGGTTTCAAG GAAAACGACACAATTCAACTTCTAAACAAAGTTGATGAAAATTGGTTTGAGGGCAGTGTCAATGGACGAACGGGTTATTTCCCTCAATCATATGTGACAATTGTTGTTCCACTAccataa
- the LOC119072193 gene encoding endophilin-A isoform X2 — translation MAFAGLKKQINKANQYVTEKMGGAEGTKLDHDFMDMETKTDVTVELVEELQIKTKEFLQPNPTARAKMAAVKGISKLSGQAKSNTYPQPEGLLADCMLLYGKKLGDNSIFAESLIEMGESLRQMADVKYSLDDNIKQNFLEPLHHLQTKDLKEVMHHRKKLQGRRLDYDCKRRRQTKGTHHQDEEIRGAEDKFAESLLLAQTGMYNLLANDVEQVSQMVTFAEGLYDFHQQCTEILKILVETLQQKREECANRPRPDFVPKTLADLNIEGYGSTDGGMNGGRFIHPNSHLSRNKANNSHQNVYSSQQNLSKINSNNNNSNFQRSRIYGSQQSLSTVSNRSSTYSIQSNSKSTTQNSFTNMNYNNHSNNNPSSPDWLNAWNSPPSETMATRVQHTHSSTHSNNYSNRNAHFNDPWTASPLPSPMRSPARTPMVQQRPSGPHCTALYDFEPENPGELGFKENDTIQLLNKVDENWFEGSVNGRTGYFPQSYVTIVVPLP, via the exons ATGGCTTTTGCAGGGTTAAAGAAGCAAATCAACAAAGCTAATCAG TATGTCACTGAAAAAATGGGTGGAGCTGAGGGCACCAAATTGGACCATGACTTTATGGATATGGAAACG AAAACAGACGTAACCGTAGAACTAGTGGAGGAATTACAAATTAAAACCAAGGAATTTCTACAACCAAATCCAACCGCTCGGGCTAAAATGGCGGCTGTAAAAGGAATCTCTAAACTGTCAGGTCAAGCGAAGAGTAATACATACCCGCAGCCGGAAGGATTGTTAGCCGATTGCATGCTACTGTATGGAAAGAAGTTAGGAGATAATAGTATTTTTG CTGAGTCCCTGATCGAAATGGGTGAATCTCTCCGACAAATGGCCGATGTGAAATATTCACTGGACGACAATATTAAGCAAAACTTTTTGGAGCCATTACATCATCTGCAAACGAAAGATTTGAAGGAAGTTATG CATCATCGTAAAAAACTACAAGGTCGAAGACTTGACTATGATTGCAAACGACGTCGACAAACCAAAG GGACTCACCATCAGg ACGAAGAAATTCGTGGTGCTGAAGATAAATTTGCCGAATCGTTGCTGTTAGCTCAAACAGGAATGTACAATTTGCTAGCAAATGAT GTTGAACAAGTTTCTCAAATGGTAACATTTGCTGAAGGACTATACGATTTCCATCAACAATGCACTGAGATACTAAAAATATTAGTCGAGACATTACAGCAGAA aCGTGAAGAATGCGCCAATCGACCACGTCCGGATTTCGTACCAAAGACATTGGCTGACTTAAACATCGAAGGATACGGCTCAACTGATGGTGGCATGAATGGTGGGCGTTTTATTCATCCAAATAGTCACTTAAGTCGCAATAAAGCAAACAATTCTCATCAAAATGTGTACAGTTCCCAgcaaaatttgtcaaaaattaattccaatAACAATAACAGTAACTTTCAAAGAAGTCGAATTTATGGGTCACAGCAAAGTTTGTCGACGGTTTCGAATCGCAGTAGTACGTATTCGATACAATCGAATTCGAAATCGACGACACAGAATTCATTCACCAATATGAATTACAATAATCACTCAAATAATAATCCGAGTTCGCCAGATTGGTTGAACGCCTGGAATTCACCTCCTAGCGAGACCATGGCAACCAGAGTCCAACATACACATTCTAGTACCCATTCAAATAATTATAGTAATAGAAATGCCCATTTCAACGATCCTTGGAcag CGTCTCCACTACCGTCACCGATGAGATCTCCAGCTAGAACTCCAATGGTTCAGCAGCGTCCCAGTGGTCCACATTGTACAGCACTATACGATTTCGAGCCTGAGAATCCTGGCGAACTCGGTTTCAAG GAAAACGACACAATTCAACTTCTAAACAAAGTTGATGAAAATTGGTTTGAGGGCAGTGTCAATGGACGAACGGGTTATTTCCCTCAATCATATGTGACAATTGTTGTTCCACTAccataa
- the LOC119072193 gene encoding endophilin-A isoform X4 produces the protein MAFAGLKKQINKANQYVTEKMGGAEGTKLDHDFMDMETKTDVTVELVEELQIKTKEFLQPNPTARAKMAAVKGISKLSGQAKSNTYPQPEGLLADCMLLYGKKLGDNSIFAESLIEMGESLRQMADVKYSLDDNIKQNFLEPLHHLQTKDLKEVMHHRKKLQGRRLDYDCKRRRQTKGSNITDEEIRGAEDKFAESLLLAQTGMYNLLANDVEQVSQMVTFAEGLYDFHQQCTEILKILVETLQQKREECANRPRPDFVPKTLADLNIEGYGSTDGGMNVTKPTHLELDNGQAQARSTNASPLPSPMRSPARTPMVQQRPSGPHCTALYDFEPENPGELGFKENDTIQLLNKVDENWFEGSVNGRTGYFPQSYVTIVVPLP, from the exons ATGGCTTTTGCAGGGTTAAAGAAGCAAATCAACAAAGCTAATCAG TATGTCACTGAAAAAATGGGTGGAGCTGAGGGCACCAAATTGGACCATGACTTTATGGATATGGAAACG AAAACAGACGTAACCGTAGAACTAGTGGAGGAATTACAAATTAAAACCAAGGAATTTCTACAACCAAATCCAACCGCTCGGGCTAAAATGGCGGCTGTAAAAGGAATCTCTAAACTGTCAGGTCAAGCGAAGAGTAATACATACCCGCAGCCGGAAGGATTGTTAGCCGATTGCATGCTACTGTATGGAAAGAAGTTAGGAGATAATAGTATTTTTG CTGAGTCCCTGATCGAAATGGGTGAATCTCTCCGACAAATGGCCGATGTGAAATATTCACTGGACGACAATATTAAGCAAAACTTTTTGGAGCCATTACATCATCTGCAAACGAAAGATTTGAAGGAAGTTATG CATCATCGTAAAAAACTACAAGGTCGAAGACTTGACTATGATTGCAAACGACGTCGACAAACCAAAG GATCTAATATTACAGACGAAGAAATTCGTGGTGCTGAAGATAAATTTGCCGAATCGTTGCTGTTAGCTCAAACAGGAATGTACAATTTGCTAGCAAATGAT GTTGAACAAGTTTCTCAAATGGTAACATTTGCTGAAGGACTATACGATTTCCATCAACAATGCACTGAGATACTAAAAATATTAGTCGAGACATTACAGCAGAA aCGTGAAGAATGCGCCAATCGACCACGTCCGGATTTCGTACCAAAGACATTGGCTGACTTAAACATCGAAGGATACGGCTCAACTGATGGTGGCATGAATG TTACGAAACCCACTCATCTGGAATTGGATAATGGTCAGGCACAGGCTCGCTCGACCAATG CGTCTCCACTACCGTCACCGATGAGATCTCCAGCTAGAACTCCAATGGTTCAGCAGCGTCCCAGTGGTCCACATTGTACAGCACTATACGATTTCGAGCCTGAGAATCCTGGCGAACTCGGTTTCAAG GAAAACGACACAATTCAACTTCTAAACAAAGTTGATGAAAATTGGTTTGAGGGCAGTGTCAATGGACGAACGGGTTATTTCCCTCAATCATATGTGACAATTGTTGTTCCACTAccataa
- the LOC119072193 gene encoding endophilin-A isoform X3: MAFAGLKKQINKANQYVTEKMGGAEGTKLDHDFMDMETKTDVTVELVEELQIKTKEFLQPNPTARAKMAAVKGISKLSGQAKSNTYPQPEGLLADCMLLYGKKLGDNSIFAESLIEMGESLRQMADVKYSLDDNIKQNFLEPLHHLQTKDLKEVMHHRKKLQGRRLDYDCKRRRQTKDEEIRGAEDKFAESLLLAQTGMYNLLANDVEQVSQMVTFAEGLYDFHQQCTEILKILVETLQQKREECANRPRPDFVPKTLADLNIEGYGSTDGGMNGGRFIHPNSHLSRNKANNSHQNVYSSQQNLSKINSNNNNSNFQRSRIYGSQQSLSTVSNRSSTYSIQSNSKSTTQNSFTNMNYNNHSNNNPSSPDWLNAWNSPPSETMATRVQHTHSSTHSNNYSNRNAHFNDPWTASPLPSPMRSPARTPMVQQRPSGPHCTALYDFEPENPGELGFKENDTIQLLNKVDENWFEGSVNGRTGYFPQSYVTIVVPLP; the protein is encoded by the exons ATGGCTTTTGCAGGGTTAAAGAAGCAAATCAACAAAGCTAATCAG TATGTCACTGAAAAAATGGGTGGAGCTGAGGGCACCAAATTGGACCATGACTTTATGGATATGGAAACG AAAACAGACGTAACCGTAGAACTAGTGGAGGAATTACAAATTAAAACCAAGGAATTTCTACAACCAAATCCAACCGCTCGGGCTAAAATGGCGGCTGTAAAAGGAATCTCTAAACTGTCAGGTCAAGCGAAGAGTAATACATACCCGCAGCCGGAAGGATTGTTAGCCGATTGCATGCTACTGTATGGAAAGAAGTTAGGAGATAATAGTATTTTTG CTGAGTCCCTGATCGAAATGGGTGAATCTCTCCGACAAATGGCCGATGTGAAATATTCACTGGACGACAATATTAAGCAAAACTTTTTGGAGCCATTACATCATCTGCAAACGAAAGATTTGAAGGAAGTTATG CATCATCGTAAAAAACTACAAGGTCGAAGACTTGACTATGATTGCAAACGACGTCGACAAACCAAAG ACGAAGAAATTCGTGGTGCTGAAGATAAATTTGCCGAATCGTTGCTGTTAGCTCAAACAGGAATGTACAATTTGCTAGCAAATGAT GTTGAACAAGTTTCTCAAATGGTAACATTTGCTGAAGGACTATACGATTTCCATCAACAATGCACTGAGATACTAAAAATATTAGTCGAGACATTACAGCAGAA aCGTGAAGAATGCGCCAATCGACCACGTCCGGATTTCGTACCAAAGACATTGGCTGACTTAAACATCGAAGGATACGGCTCAACTGATGGTGGCATGAATGGTGGGCGTTTTATTCATCCAAATAGTCACTTAAGTCGCAATAAAGCAAACAATTCTCATCAAAATGTGTACAGTTCCCAgcaaaatttgtcaaaaattaattccaatAACAATAACAGTAACTTTCAAAGAAGTCGAATTTATGGGTCACAGCAAAGTTTGTCGACGGTTTCGAATCGCAGTAGTACGTATTCGATACAATCGAATTCGAAATCGACGACACAGAATTCATTCACCAATATGAATTACAATAATCACTCAAATAATAATCCGAGTTCGCCAGATTGGTTGAACGCCTGGAATTCACCTCCTAGCGAGACCATGGCAACCAGAGTCCAACATACACATTCTAGTACCCATTCAAATAATTATAGTAATAGAAATGCCCATTTCAACGATCCTTGGAcag CGTCTCCACTACCGTCACCGATGAGATCTCCAGCTAGAACTCCAATGGTTCAGCAGCGTCCCAGTGGTCCACATTGTACAGCACTATACGATTTCGAGCCTGAGAATCCTGGCGAACTCGGTTTCAAG GAAAACGACACAATTCAACTTCTAAACAAAGTTGATGAAAATTGGTTTGAGGGCAGTGTCAATGGACGAACGGGTTATTTCCCTCAATCATATGTGACAATTGTTGTTCCACTAccataa